A genomic region of Candidatus Bathyarchaeota archaeon contains the following coding sequences:
- the larB gene encoding nickel pincer cofactor biosynthesis protein LarB, whose amino-acid sequence MLRKILERLVKGQISMDEAEKLLRISAIEEIGNLARIDVGRELRKGVPEIILAEGKSPRDVAEIALRMLENRGRVVISRAVKGQIDAIKNIIASDDAYLQVNSNVGLVVVRKKGFEVEKTGGKVGILTAGTSDIPVAEEARVVAEEMGCEVVTAYDVGVAGIHRLFPPLKEMVEKDVDVLVVVAGREGALPSVVAGLVDLPVIAVPTSTGYGLGEKGVSALMAMLQACSLGIAVVNIDGGVAAGATAALIANRAAKFKKQGCITDSK is encoded by the coding sequence ATGTTGAGGAAAATATTGGAGAGGCTCGTGAAGGGTCAGATCTCCATGGATGAGGCTGAGAAGCTCCTAAGGATCTCAGCCATCGAGGAGATAGGCAACCTAGCCAGGATAGACGTCGGCCGTGAACTCAGGAAGGGTGTGCCCGAGATAATCCTCGCGGAAGGGAAAAGCCCTAGGGATGTCGCGGAGATAGCCCTGAGGATGCTGGAAAATAGGGGAAGGGTTGTAATCAGCCGGGCCGTAAAGGGGCAGATAGATGCCATTAAGAACATTATCGCCTCCGACGACGCATATTTACAAGTTAATAGTAACGTTGGCTTGGTGGTGGTCAGGAAGAAGGGCTTCGAGGTTGAGAAGACCGGTGGGAAAGTCGGGATCTTGACGGCTGGGACATCCGATATACCCGTGGCTGAAGAGGCTAGGGTCGTTGCGGAGGAGATGGGATGCGAGGTCGTGACGGCCTATGACGTCGGCGTGGCCGGGATACATAGGCTTTTCCCACCCCTCAAAGAGATGGTCGAGAAGGATGTAGACGTCCTTGTAGTGGTTGCTGGGAGGGAGGGGGCCCTACCCTCCGTCGTAGCCGGGCTAGTCGATCTCCCAGTAATAGCGGTTCCAACATCGACCGGATATGGCCTAGGAGAAAAGGGGGTAAGCGCCTTAATGGCCATGCTTCAAGCCTGCTCCCTCGGCATCGCCGTCGTCAACATCGACGGCGGAGTTGCGG
- the larC gene encoding nickel pincer cofactor biosynthesis protein LarC, with protein MRGAGRIAVVDCQVAGVSGDMIVGALIDLGADAARVVEAMKAVKDYVRRCKNLEVTVEDVARRGFRAKRIDVKAEEEPGMTGAELIEATVCCAEGLNLTAEARRFVSGSIRTLVNAEARVHGLDADRVHLHETGSVDTPAEILGAAAALEDLNLFDAMVYSTPVAVGGGSFHFSHGVVPSPAPATVEILRSRGFPLIGGPVESELATPTGVSILVNLAWEAVRFYPAMKPAAAGYGAGARDFAEMPNILRIVLGEPLDHQLLRDEVSVLETNLDDVSGEILGHMVDRLLREGARDVCMIPMFTKKNRPGQILKVMADRMDVERLSRVLMEETGTLGVRVYPCQRHILSRESIAVDVRVDGVEELVRVKVARDLRGGIIQVKPEYDDVERIARKTGRPLREVMELARAKAREALSKG; from the coding sequence ATGCGGGGTGCCGGGCGCATCGCCGTTGTGGATTGTCAGGTGGCGGGGGTTTCCGGGGACATGATCGTAGGCGCCCTGATCGATCTCGGCGCCGATGCCGCGAGGGTTGTGGAGGCTATGAAGGCCGTTAAAGACTATGTGAGGCGATGTAAAAACCTGGAGGTAACTGTCGAAGATGTGGCGCGGAGAGGGTTCCGCGCGAAGAGGATTGACGTCAAGGCGGAGGAGGAGCCTGGGATGACAGGCGCTGAACTTATAGAGGCTACGGTGTGCTGCGCGGAAGGCCTGAACCTAACGGCTGAGGCTAGGCGTTTCGTATCCGGCTCCATTCGCACGCTGGTGAACGCCGAGGCTAGGGTTCACGGCTTGGACGCCGATAGGGTCCACCTGCACGAGACCGGGTCCGTTGACACCCCAGCGGAGATCCTCGGCGCAGCCGCCGCGCTGGAGGATCTGAACCTCTTCGACGCGATGGTTTACTCCACGCCGGTGGCCGTGGGGGGCGGCTCATTCCATTTCTCGCATGGCGTCGTCCCAAGCCCAGCCCCGGCCACGGTGGAGATACTACGATCCAGGGGTTTCCCCTTGATCGGGGGGCCCGTCGAATCCGAACTGGCGACGCCAACTGGGGTTTCGATCCTCGTCAACCTGGCCTGGGAGGCGGTCCGCTTCTATCCGGCGATGAAGCCGGCCGCCGCAGGCTACGGCGCTGGAGCGAGGGATTTCGCGGAGATGCCTAACATCCTGAGGATCGTATTGGGCGAGCCCCTCGACCATCAGCTCTTAAGAGATGAGGTCTCCGTTTTAGAGACGAACCTCGACGACGTGTCCGGGGAGATCCTCGGGCACATGGTGGACAGATTGCTGCGGGAGGGCGCCAGGGATGTATGCATGATCCCCATGTTCACCAAGAAGAATAGGCCCGGCCAGATCCTCAAGGTGATGGCTGACAGAATGGATGTGGAGCGTCTATCTCGGGTCTTGATGGAGGAGACGGGCACCCTCGGCGTCCGGGTATATCCCTGCCAGAGGCACATCCTCAGCCGCGAATCCATCGCGGTTGATGTGCGAGTGGACGGTGTAGAGGAGCTCGTCAGGGTGAAAGTTGCCAGGGATCTTAGAGGCGGGATCATCCAGGTAAAGCCTGAATACGACGACGTCGAAAGGATCGCGCGGAAGACCGGTAGGCCATTGAGGGAGGTCATGGAGCTGGCTAGGGCGAAGGCAAGGGAAGCCCTCTCAAAGGGGTGA